GTACAAAACATTTATCAAAATTCAACAGTTGCCTGCTTCGTCAGATTTAAAAACGAGGTTTTTATGCCAAATTGCCCTTGCTGTTCTTGCCAAATGCTGCGACATATTCAGCACAATCAGATCTATTGGTTTTGCCGTAATTGTTGGCAGGAGATGCCGAGAATCGAAAAACATAGCTTGGGTTTATCTTCGCCCTCTGTAAAACAGCATCTTGAGCCATTAAATGTCTAACAATTGTTGAATTAGTAACTCTATTACCAAGCGCGATCAAAATAATCGCTCAAATTTAGCTAAATCATAATAAGAAGAAAATGGCTTTAAATAATCAAGGAAAAATCATCGTTCTTTGGTCTGTTTTCTTATTTGGGATACTCTTTCACACTCAACTAGGATTGATGCCACTTTTTTATGGTGAAAGTGTTGCCATGTCTGGTACTAAAGGAGTCGCTAATGTTTTCGATCTGTGGTTGATGTTGGGCTTTTTTGCATTGCCGATGATTGCCATAGTTGGCACAGCTTTTATAAACTCAAAGCGTTACAAAGTAATTCACTTTGGCTTGACTCTCTTTTATTTGGTAATGAATTTTCTCCATGTTATCTTCGACTTATTAGTGAAACCGATCGCTTGGTATCAGATAACTTTAATGGTCATTGTACTTATTGTTGGTATCTTGTTGAATCTGCTGGCTTTTCAGTGGATGCGAGAAAATGTTAAATACAAGCAACAAGGAAAACAATTACTATCTCATGATTCCTAGCATTGACATAGATGCATCTATCTAAGTTATTTCCGACTTTGAAGTGCCTATATCCGGTTATTGATGATTAAGGTCTACTAGCTTTGAGGTATTATTTCACCCAGACAGGCTTATTACTTAATCTCAGGATGTTCTACCGCGATCGCGCAAGATTCCATGTGATTAATAGTGTCAATCATTTGATACAATCTGCCGAAATCTCGTTGATTAAAATACAAAGATATACGGGGTAATTTTTCGGTTTCATCCCCCATTTCTTCCGGTAAAGTCTGACATTTTTCAATCTTACCTTTAATTAAAATATCTTTAAATTCAGTGTTTAATCTATCAACATCAGGATCGCACAATTCTGTTTGTAAACGAATGACACACAAATCTTGGATGTAGCGACTAGAGTGATAAACCCGATAGAAATGATTGATCGTTTCGTAAGCGACTTCTAGATTATCTGTGATTTTATATAAACTTGAATCTTCTGGACTAACTAACCCTGGTTCAACCAAATGTTTGCGAATATATGCATCCCAATCTTGCCAATAAGTACCACCAGGAGGATTAATCAAGATCATGGGCACAGGACCATATCTACCTGTTTGACAAAGGGTTAAACATTCCAAAGCTTCATCGTGAGTGCCAAATCCCCCAGGAAAAAGAGCGATCGCATCGCTTTCTCGTAACATAAACAATTTGCGAGTGAAAAAGTAGCGAAAATTTAGCAGTTTGGGATCGCCCTCTATGTACTGATTTGCTCCTTGTTCAAAAGGCAATTCAATATTCAAGCCAAAAGAATTAGCTGCGCCAGCACCTTCATTCCCCGCTTGCATAATGCCCCCACCAGCACCTGTCATGACCATGAAGCCCTGTTGGCTGACGTGACTGGCGAATTCTACTGCCATTTGATATTCTGGCGTTTCTGGGGCAACTCTAGCCGAACCAAAAATAGTGATTTTCCGCACGTGGCGATAGGGATAGAAAACTTTGAACCCCCTTTCCAAGTCTAGCAAGGAGGCACTGAGAATTTTCCAATCTAGGGTATCAATATTGTCTTGAGCTAGTCTGGCTATAACTCCTAATGCTCGTTGAATATATTTACCGTGCTGGCGATCGGGCAGTTCTTCAACTATTACTTTGAGGTCATGAGACAAAGAATCGTAGATGCGATCGGCGCGATCGTTCATCTTTCTGCCCTCTGCAAGACTGTCGGTTTACCTAGACGAAGAAAAGAGGGACAAGGTTTCTGGAACATAGCGATATTTATCTCATCTGAAGCAACCTAAACTGTTGTGCTGGCTAAAATTGCATATTTGCTTTTTCCTCCTACCTCCTGCCTAGCCCTTATATCCTGCGGATCGGCTACCCCAACAGGGCGGCTGCGCCAACTCTATACTAGTAAATTAAATCCTCTCTTCAGCTTAGGTCAGTGATGCTGGGTAATTGCTAGGAGTAGCCAAAAGACATCTTGATTGAAAAAGCGCCCGTAGCACTTGTTTCCATCGGGCACTCGCACCCACAACAGAATTTTGACTCTACCATTCTTAACTAATTTACCCAGCCAAGAGAGGCAATGATTTCCGTCAGTGTCAGTTAAAGATACTTTTCTATGGTGTTAGACAAAGTAGTTTTGGGAACTGCACCTACGACCATATCAACTCGTTGTCCGCCTTTAAAGATCATTAAGGTCGGAATGCTGCGAATCCCGTATTGACTAGCAATATTAGGATTTTCATCAGTGTTGAGTTTGACAACTTTGACTTGTCCTTCGTATTGCTGAGAAATTTCGTCTACCACTGGGGCTACCATACGACAAGGACCACACCAGGGTGCCCAAAAATCAACTAACACGGGAACGTCACTATCGAGAACTTCTTGCTTAAAGGTTGCGTCTGTCACCTGTGCGGCTGCTGACATGCCTGTAATTCCTTACTTATCCAATGTTTTTAGGGGGAAAACGCGCCTTCTGGAACCCAGAGGCAGGCTAGTATCTTTAATTCTGACTGAAAGAAAAGTTTGAGGTCAGTGAGTATGAAACGTTAAATATGGTGGTCATTTGAGCATCTGCTATGGGTGACGAGTTGATTTAACTAGTGTTTCCTCAATTTAACTTTGAGCCTCTCAGTCAGAGGAGAAGACTATCTCCAGAGTCTCAGAAGAGCTAAAACTTAGCTTTGTAAGTATAGTTTGCCATAAATATTATCACAACCCACTTAAGCATTAGCTCAGCCATTCTAAAATTAAGAATTGAAAAGGGGTTGAGAGTTTGGGTGCAAAGTATCGTACAAATTAATTTTACCAGTAAAAATCACCAAAAAAAACCGCCATATCCCTCGAGTTTCTGCTAACTAAAGAATGATAGCTCCTCCATCCGTTTGATATTTCTCTGCATTTATTAGTTAAACAGCCTAATTTTAGGTTAAGGATCGGGAAAATTTTCGATCTCAATCTTTTGATTAGTCTGATTCCACTCAAGATCGGGGACGCGATCAAATGCTTCTTTTAAGGAGTTTTCCCACTGTCTCCTAATTTTCAATAAATAAGGAGATCTCGCATCTAACTTGAGTTCGTACTCAATCTTAAAACTATCTTTCTCATACATCACCAAATGAATCGGAGGACCAACAGAAATATTTGATTTCATGGTCGAATCAATCGATAATAAAGCGCTTTTAGCTGCAATATCTAAAGGAGTATCAAAACTCAAAATTCTATCTAATATAGGCTTGCCATATTTAGTCTCTCCTATCTGCATAAAAGGAGTTTGAGGACTAGCATGAATGCAATTTCCCTGGCTATAAATCATGTATAGTTCTGGCGGCTGTCCTTTAATTTGACCACCTAGTAAAACAGTACATTTACACTCTATTCCATCTTGTTTTAAATAAGAACGATCTTGTTCTTGAATTTGCCGGATTTTGCCACCTAGATAACGAGCAATATCATAAAATGTGGGCAAAGTATGAATGTTACTATCTTCTGGCACCCGCAGATCTTTTTGCACCATCAGCAGCATTCCTTGGGTGACAGAAAGGTTACCAGAAGTACAAATCAAAATCACTCGTTCTCCAGGTAAAGACAAGTTAAATAGCTTCTGGTAAGTAGAGATATAATCAACTCCTGCATTAGTGCGAGAGTCAGCAGCCATAATTAGACCGTATTTGGTGATAATTCCGAGGCAATAAGTCATTGGGGATGGGGGATTGGGGATTACGAAAGTTCCTCAACCTGAATCTGTTGACGATTTAAATAATGATACAGTCCGTAGCCTTCAGCAATATCAAGCACTGTGTTACAAGCGACTCTTCTAATTTGGTCGCTTCAATTATAGCGATCGCACTCTGGTAAAGTACTTGCTAGTCGATAAGCTGCCGAAAGCAATTTTAAACTTTGTTGGTAAAAATCTAAAGACTCAAAACTCTTCTACCCCATCACAACTCAGATATTCATTCCCAGTCTCTAGTCTCCAACATACTTAGCCCACATCTGGTGATAGGCGTTTTCCATCTCTTGAGTAAACTTTTTGGCATTCCACAGGGGGGAGGTTTGCCTAGATGCTCTTAATTTACCAGCGATTTCCCAGCGCAAGGATTGGTTTTTACCCAAGCGGACACCCCATTCTACATACTCTTCATCTGTCCAGGCAATTCCTTCTTCAATACCAGCATTTTTCATAAAAGCGTAGGTATTGCGCGCTGCAAACTGTTCCCCTACTCTAGTGACTATGGGTATTCCCATCCAGAGGGTTTCTAAGGTGGTTGTGGCACCATTGTAGGGATAGGTATCCAAAACTATATCAGCGATCGCCAGATTAGCACGATGAGTGAATTCGTCTTTGTCTCTTTCCAAAAATCTTAATCTATCTAATTCTACTCCTATTTCTTGAGCTAACTTACCAAAATAATCTTGGATAATACCCTTATCCCCAATACCTTTAATTAAGAAGTAACTATTGGGAACTTCTTTAATAATTTGTAGTTGCAGTTTAATTGTATCTGGATGACGCTTATAACCAACTTGTGCGGTAAAGAAAGTAACTGCATCATCAGGAATGTCTAAATCTTGTCGTCTCAAAGTTGGTGTACCTACCTCAAATCCATCTACCGCTATGTAAGTTTGAGGTAATCTCCACAGAGTTTCAGAATAGTATTGTTGAGCATCATTAGCTAAGACATAGGGATCGACAATATAGTAATCTATAGCAGGAATACCAGATGCATCCCAACCTAGCCAAGTAGCTTGAATTGGTGCTGGCTTCAGAGCCATCACTTCGCAGGTAATATCATAAGTCATGCTATCTAAATCTATCAAGATATCTACTTCATCTTCTTTAATTTGTTTAGTAATAGTTTCCGATTCGTTGGGAAAAGTATAAGTAACATCTGCTTTGTCCCGGAAAAACGTTTGCATAAATGGATCTTCAGGATCTTGGTTAATTAAGTATAAATTGATTTCAAAGTTAGAGCGATCGTGATGATGAAATAACCAGCGACTCAACCAACCTACTGAATGATTTCTCAATGTGCTAGCTACATAGCCTATTTTTAGTTTATAGTTTATTGCGGGTTTTCCAGAATGATCGTAGTGTAAAATATTTGGATAGTTGACTATATTACGTAAGTTTTCTTGAAATATTTGCCCCATTTGATTTCGATACCATAGATTTCCTTGAATGTCATCTTTGATGTAAGGAAGAAAATAAAGAGAAGTTAGTGATGCTGTATTATCTACTTTATTTGATGTAATTAATTTTTCTTCAATTAACTTAGATACAAGATTTTTTTGCTCTACGATAACTTCTTCTACTTCTTGCCAATAACTAGCTGTTAAAAAAGCTCTTAATAATACATAAGTCCCGATTAATTGATGGAACAAAGTTTGAGCATTTTTATGGAACTTCCTAGCGGTTCTTATCCCTTGAGAATAACTTCTATAATTAGAATACAGGCAAGATAATTGCAGTAAAATACCTAAATTAGTAGGATTATATTCTAAACAAACTTCAAGTATTTGAGCCGCAAATTCTTGATAATGTTTTTGATATGCTACTCTTAAAGCTATTTTAATGATAAAGTTAATAAAATCATTAGTATCTTGGCTGTAGTTAAAACAACTTTTTAAAAAGATCAGGGTAGTTGGATCGGGAATGAATAAGATTCGATCTAAAACATTTACTAATAACTGGAAGTTAATTATTTCGTCAGTTGGATCGGATAGTTTTTCAATAATTTCCCATTCTTTTAGGTTTTCAAAAGAGAAAAGATTTAATTCAAAAGACAGTATAGTTAGAAACAAAAGATTATTAACATTATCTGGCTTTAACTCTCTAATATGTTGGCGAATTAACCAAGATTGATGAAAATTTTGCTTGTCGTTTTGTCTATCTGCTTCTGTGGTGAGAATATCGATCAGTTCAAGAGTTACATCATTAATTTCTTCCTCATCTAATTGAGACATACCCAATAACCATGTGGTTTGTGCTTCTGCTTCTTCGCCTTGAAGAAGATAAGCTAAACCTAAATACCAGTAATTACTAATTTGATCGGGATTTTGAGTAATAGCTTCTTCATAAAGAACAGCTATTTGGTGATAGTTATCTGAGTTCCAATCTAGTCTATCTAATGTTGACATATTACAAAATAGGTTTATGTATAATACCAAATCCAGCTATATTAGACTGCTTTTGTGTGCTGACTGTAGGCGTAGCCCCCGCAGGGTAGTTGCGGCTACATAACCAAAGTCCGCCTGTGCGAACTAAAGAATAAACGGTATTTTAAAACCTGATTTGGTATAAATCATAATTTTAATTGAAAACATGACAAAAAAGGATAATATTGACTCAAAAATTTGATTAAGAAATAATGAAAATAGGATTGGTAAATTATTTGCTTACAAGTTCTTTATAAACAGATATAGGGGTAGAGTTAAAATCTCTACCCCTAAGTAATATTCAAGTTGAATTAACTAAATACTAACTGTAGCTTATTCAACTGGCGAAGCATTAGTAGTGTTGCAACCAGGAGCACTACCAGTATTACCACCTGTAATAGCGTTAATTAAAGCGGGTGTGCCAGTACCTGGTTGTAAAGCTTCGCAAATAATACTGGTCATAACACTTTGGCTTTCGCTGTTTACATATCGGCTGGTACCACCTGAGTATGATTTCAGGGAAGTATCATTAGATTGAGCAACGACAGAAGCGCTATCGTTTCCACCTACTACAGTATAAGAGTAGTTAACAGTAGTAGCAGTTCCTGTAGTACTATTAAGTGTACCTAATGCTAGTTGGTTAAAGTTAGCGGCAAAAGCTGACTTTTCAGCACGGTAGGAAGTTTGGGTGCGGTTGATAGAGCTAATATTTGACTTAGCTTCGGCTTGCTTGCCTTTAGCGGTTTGGTTGAGGAAGGTGGGTAGGGCAATGGCTGCTAAGATACCGATGATGATAATAACAACTAATAGTTCGATTAAGGTGAAACCTTTGTCTGCTCTTTTTTTGTTAAGGTGTTGTAAGAATTTGGCTTTTAATTCGGTCTTCATGAATCTATCTCCTTGAGGGGGTTGTCGATTGACTTGGTGTGTTTCTCTGATAGAGGTAACTTACCCAGGAGCGATCGCTTTCATATCACCTTCGATCAAAAAAGTTTTTTAGGGTTACTTGTTTAGTCAAATCGTTTCTTATAAAAGGTTTGAAGTGCTTTCCACACAAAGGAAAACACTTAGATAAGTAGGTCGGTGCAATTAAAGTTAACTCGGTTGATTGTTGATTGTTGATTGTTGATTGGTAAGGCTTTGATTTGGTTTTACTTCTAAATTATTGGATGTGTTAGACTAACCTGTAAGTGAAGTCGTTATGAGTTCAATAAAGATATGACAAATATTGAAAACTTAGTCATTATTGGTTCTGGTCCTGCGGGATATACAGCCGCTATTTATGCAGCCCGTGCTAACCTCAAACCCCTTGTATTTGAAGGATTCCAAGCTGGGGGATTACCTGGGGGACAACTGATGACTACGACTGAGGTAGAAAATTTTCCTGGTTTCCCTCAAGGGATTACTGGTCCAGATTTGATGGAAAATATGAAGGCGCAAGCTGAAAGATGGGGTGCTGAGTTAATTACAGAAGATGTAGTCAGTGTAGATCTCAGTCAGCGTCCCTTTGTGGTACGTTCGGAAGACAGGGAAGTTAAGGCTCATAGTATAGTGATCGCGACGGGAGCCACGGCGAAAAGGTTAGGATTGCCGAGTGAGTCACAGTATTGGAGTCGAGGCATCTCAGCTTGTGCGATTTGTGACGGTGCAACCCCTATTTTCAAGAATGCAGAGCTAGCTATCATTGGGGCTGGGGATTCGGCGCTAGAAGAGGCGATTTATTTGACTAAATATGGCGATCGCGTTCATTTATTGGTGCGTAGCGACAAGATGCGCGCTAGTAAGGCAATGCAAGATCGGGCGTTGAATAACCCCAAAATCACGATCCACTGGCATACTGAAGCGGTTGATGTTTTTGGTGAAAACGGTCAAATGATGGGTTTGAAAGTCAAAAATAACCAAACTGGTGAAGAAAGTCGCCTAGCAGTCAAAGGGTTATTTTATGCGATCGGTCACAATCCCAATACATCTTTATTTACCGGACAGTTGGAATTAGATGAAGTCGGCTATATTGTCACTAAACCAAATACGGTGGAAACCAGTGTGGAAGGAGTATTTGCCGCCGGAGATGTGCAAGACCATGAGTTTCGCCAAGCAATTACGGCGGCGGGAACTGGCTGTATGGCAGCTATGTTAGCAGAAAGATGGCTGTCGGCGAAAGGGTTGTTGCAAGAGTTTCACCAGCAGCCAGGTAGTGAAGTCAGTCAAAAACCAGAGCAAACAGCACAGTCTACGGAATTTAGTCTAGAAAATACCCGCCATCAAGGGGGATATGCCCTGAGAAAGCTGTTTCATGAAAGCGATCGCCTGTTACTCGTCAAATATGCTTCCCCAAACTGCGGTCCCTGTCATACGCTAAAACCCATTTTAAACAAGTTAGTGACAGAATTGGACGGGAAAATCCACTTTGTGGAAATCGATATCGAACAAGATCCAGATATCGCGGAAAATGCGGGAATTACGGGAACTCCAACGGTACAAATCTTTAAAGATCGAGATTTGTTAACGGAAGTGAAGGGAGTGAAGCAAAAAAGTCAGTACCGCGAATTGATTGAGACTCATCTCTAATAATCAACCAGAAGGGTAGAGTGCGATCGCCTATATAGTAGAGACGTAGCACTGCTACGTCTCTACATATCTGATATCATCGCGTTAATCTCCTCTACCACATTATCTTCTGGTATGACCGTAGCCAAGCGACCTAGACTCAAAATTCTCGATCTTTTCCGCCATCCCAGTCTATCTGTAATCCTATTGGGGATAGGAATTCTGATTACGCTAGGATTCGTTTTAATTGCCCTTTTAGCACCAGTTTTTCAGGGTTGGGGATGGCTGCAAAACCCCCTAGATTCCTTAAGCAATACCCAGCGAGAACCACCTTCTTGGTCGCATTTATTTGGGACTAGTAGCGAGGGATATGACGTGTTTTCGCGTACTTTATTCGGGACACAAGCTGCCTTACAGGTAGTATTTTGGGCGACTATAGTTAGTCTAGTGGTAGGCGTACCTTTGGGAATGGTGAGTGGTTATCTTGGTGGCAAGTTAGATAAGGTACTACTGTTTCTGACGGATACTATATATACACTTCCCAAGCTTTTACTATCGATTACCCTAGCGTTTATTGTCGGTAGAGGGGTGATGAATGCTGTTTTTGCGGTGAGTATCTCTTATATTGCCAAATATTACCGCGTGGTGAGAAATCATACTACTAGCGTAAAAAACGAGCTATTTATCGAAGCAGCGCAAGCAATGGGTGCATCTACCCCCAGGGTGCTATCTAAATATCTCTTTCTCAATGTGATTCAGAGTGTACCTGTGATCTTAACTTTGAATGCGGCTGATGCGATTTTAACTTTGAGTAGTCTGGGTTTCTTGGGATTGGGTTTACCAGAAACAACTCCAGAATGGGGACACGATCTGAAAGTAGAACTGTCAGTATTATCTACTGATGGGATTTGGTGGTCTACATTTTTTCCTGGTTTTGCTTTGACTTTGCTAGTTGTAGGATTATCATTGATTGGAGAAGGATTGACAGAAGTAATTAATCCGCGATCGCGCAAGCAGGATCGATAAGCTGTTACGCTTTAAGTTTGTTTGTGGAGAGTAAGGAAGAAGGAAGAAGGAAGAAGGAAGAAGGAAGAAGGAAGAAGGAAGAGGGGACACGGGGGACACGGGGAGAGTGGATGATTGGTTATTTGAAGGGGAATGTAGTTGAAATTGATCGCCGAATTAATAATCGCACCCTGTTAATTTTGGAAGTAAATCAGATTGGGTATGAAATTCAAGTTCCCAATCGACTAACGAAGCAAATAATCGAAGAAAATCAAATATTGCAAGTTTTTACTCACGTTCAAACCAAAGAAGAACAAACTGTATTATTTGGGTTTGGTTCCAAAGCTGAAAGAGATTTGTTTCGTCAATTAATTAGTGTCAGTGGTGTCGGCGCACAATTGGCGATCGCTTTGTTAGATACTCTAGAAGTAACCGATCTGGTACAAGCTATAGTCAGTGGTAATATTCGTTTGTTAACCAAAGCACCTGGGGTAGGAAACAAAATTGCCGAACGGATGACTTTGGAATTGAAGACAAAACTCAAACAATGGCGCGTTACATTGGGTTTAAGTGAAACCCCATCATCTGTAGTTACTGTAGCGATTCAAGAAGATGTGGAAATAACGTTACTAGCTCTGGGATATACTAATCTAGAAATAGCTGAAGCTTTACAAGCCTTGAGTCAAGATCCACAACTAGCTGCCAACCCGCAACCAGAAGAATGGATTAAAAGAGCGATCACTTGGCTTAGTCTTTAACTGGGGCATGGGGCATGGGGCATTTCTGCTAACTTCTGTACGGGCGCAACGCGTTGCTTCTGACTTCAATGATATGGTTAAACTGAAAATAGTCGATCACTTTGATGGTAGTTTCACTCTCGATCCAGTGGCTAAAGACACTTTATTTAGTTTATTGAGTGGTGATAAATTCATCGAACAAATTAGAGAACAATCTCAATCTACAAACTTAGAATTCACCGAATTACTGTTCCAACCAGTTCCTTATAGTATGCAAACACCTAAAGGAATGCCGAGGGAATTCGAGATTTATCACCATAAGAATGATTATCTTATTATTAACGTTCCACCTAACTTTATGTTTAACGCTAAAATATTTAATCCTAGCCGATTGTGTGCAATTTACCGGAAAATTTGATTATTGTGACCTTTGTAAAGACGCTTAGACGTAGCCGTGTGCAAGCGCTTATACCGCGTCACTCCTGACTCCTGACTCCTAACTTCTAACTATGGTTCCTTCCACAGATATTCCGACTCTTGCTGTCTTAGAATATATTCCGTATCTCGACCAAGATGGGCAATTGCCAGCAGATTTAGCAGGGAAAATTGGTGTTTATGCTATCTTTAACCAAGAGAAAACATTAAAGTTAATTGGCTACTCTCGTGATATTTATTTGAGTCTGAAACAACATTTAGTTCGTCAACTTAATGAATGCTATTGGGTAAAAGCACAAGTAATTGAACGCCCTAATCGAACTTTATTAGAAGATATTAAAACTAGTTGGATTCAAGAAAGCGGAACTATACCAGTTGGGAATAGTATTGATGATGCTAAATGGAATCAGCCGATTGATGCGAAGCTAGCGATGACGGAAGCAGAAAAAGCGAAACTTGATGTATTAGATGAACTTGAATTATCTAAACTTTTCAAAAATGTCGCTAGACGGGTAGAAGCGCAAATCTTAGCTGAACTAGAATCTAGAGGTGTCAAGTCCGAAATTCGGTTCAACCCAAAACTCAAAGAAAATGGTCTACTAGATTTGAAATAAGTATTTAAAGGGGATTCAAAACTAGTTTTCGAGTCAATCGTGACTGATGGCTGCTTGATTAGGCTGATAATAAGTTTTCACTAGAATCTTAGATGAAGGGAAATTCAAGGAAGCAGTTAAGACTTCCCCCAAATCTTCATCTTCACAACTTCTGACTATGGGCTGCGATCGCGCTATCTCCAACAAAGATGCTTCGCGCACCGCTAGATCGTCCGTAGGACTTATGCCAACTGTATTCTGACTTTTGCGTAGGGCTACTAGTGGTCTGTCAAATTTATTTTGATGGATAATGATTCTCTGAA
This window of the Merismopedia glauca CCAP 1448/3 genome carries:
- a CDS encoding LOG family protein encodes the protein MNDRADRIYDSLSHDLKVIVEELPDRQHGKYIQRALGVIARLAQDNIDTLDWKILSASLLDLERGFKVFYPYRHVRKITIFGSARVAPETPEYQMAVEFASHVSQQGFMVMTGAGGGIMQAGNEGAGAANSFGLNIELPFEQGANQYIEGDPKLLNFRYFFTRKLFMLRESDAIALFPGGFGTHDEALECLTLCQTGRYGPVPMILINPPGGTYWQDWDAYIRKHLVEPGLVSPEDSSLYKITDNLEVAYETINHFYRVYHSSRYIQDLCVIRLQTELCDPDVDRLNTEFKDILIKGKIEKCQTLPEEMGDETEKLPRISLYFNQRDFGRLYQMIDTINHMESCAIAVEHPEIK
- the trxA gene encoding thioredoxin, translating into MSAAAQVTDATFKQEVLDSDVPVLVDFWAPWCGPCRMVAPVVDEISQQYEGQVKVVKLNTDENPNIASQYGIRSIPTLMIFKGGQRVDMVVGAVPKTTLSNTIEKYL
- a CDS encoding proteasome-type protease, with protein sequence MTYCLGIITKYGLIMAADSRTNAGVDYISTYQKLFNLSLPGERVILICTSGNLSVTQGMLLMVQKDLRVPEDSNIHTLPTFYDIARYLGGKIRQIQEQDRSYLKQDGIECKCTVLLGGQIKGQPPELYMIYSQGNCIHASPQTPFMQIGETKYGKPILDRILSFDTPLDIAAKSALLSIDSTMKSNISVGPPIHLVMYEKDSFKIEYELKLDARSPYLLKIRRQWENSLKEAFDRVPDLEWNQTNQKIEIENFPDP
- a CDS encoding O-linked N-acetylglucosamine transferase, SPINDLY family protein, coding for MSTLDRLDWNSDNYHQIAVLYEEAITQNPDQISNYWYLGLAYLLQGEEAEAQTTWLLGMSQLDEEEINDVTLELIDILTTEADRQNDKQNFHQSWLIRQHIRELKPDNVNNLLFLTILSFELNLFSFENLKEWEIIEKLSDPTDEIINFQLLVNVLDRILFIPDPTTLIFLKSCFNYSQDTNDFINFIIKIALRVAYQKHYQEFAAQILEVCLEYNPTNLGILLQLSCLYSNYRSYSQGIRTARKFHKNAQTLFHQLIGTYVLLRAFLTASYWQEVEEVIVEQKNLVSKLIEEKLITSNKVDNTASLTSLYFLPYIKDDIQGNLWYRNQMGQIFQENLRNIVNYPNILHYDHSGKPAINYKLKIGYVASTLRNHSVGWLSRWLFHHHDRSNFEINLYLINQDPEDPFMQTFFRDKADVTYTFPNESETITKQIKEDEVDILIDLDSMTYDITCEVMALKPAPIQATWLGWDASGIPAIDYYIVDPYVLANDAQQYYSETLWRLPQTYIAVDGFEVGTPTLRRQDLDIPDDAVTFFTAQVGYKRHPDTIKLQLQIIKEVPNSYFLIKGIGDKGIIQDYFGKLAQEIGVELDRLRFLERDKDEFTHRANLAIADIVLDTYPYNGATTTLETLWMGIPIVTRVGEQFAARNTYAFMKNAGIEEGIAWTDEEYVEWGVRLGKNQSLRWEIAGKLRASRQTSPLWNAKKFTQEMENAYHQMWAKYVGD
- a CDS encoding type IV pilin-like G/H family protein, which produces MKTELKAKFLQHLNKKRADKGFTLIELLVVIIIIGILAAIALPTFLNQTAKGKQAEAKSNISSINRTQTSYRAEKSAFAANFNQLALGTLNSTTGTATTVNYSYTVVGGNDSASVVAQSNDTSLKSYSGGTSRYVNSESQSVMTSIICEALQPGTGTPALINAITGGNTGSAPGCNTTNASPVE
- the trxB gene encoding thioredoxin-disulfide reductase, whose product is MTNIENLVIIGSGPAGYTAAIYAARANLKPLVFEGFQAGGLPGGQLMTTTEVENFPGFPQGITGPDLMENMKAQAERWGAELITEDVVSVDLSQRPFVVRSEDREVKAHSIVIATGATAKRLGLPSESQYWSRGISACAICDGATPIFKNAELAIIGAGDSALEEAIYLTKYGDRVHLLVRSDKMRASKAMQDRALNNPKITIHWHTEAVDVFGENGQMMGLKVKNNQTGEESRLAVKGLFYAIGHNPNTSLFTGQLELDEVGYIVTKPNTVETSVEGVFAAGDVQDHEFRQAITAAGTGCMAAMLAERWLSAKGLLQEFHQQPGSEVSQKPEQTAQSTEFSLENTRHQGGYALRKLFHESDRLLLVKYASPNCGPCHTLKPILNKLVTELDGKIHFVEIDIEQDPDIAENAGITGTPTVQIFKDRDLLTEVKGVKQKSQYRELIETHL
- a CDS encoding ABC transporter permease, whose amino-acid sequence is MTVAKRPRLKILDLFRHPSLSVILLGIGILITLGFVLIALLAPVFQGWGWLQNPLDSLSNTQREPPSWSHLFGTSSEGYDVFSRTLFGTQAALQVVFWATIVSLVVGVPLGMVSGYLGGKLDKVLLFLTDTIYTLPKLLLSITLAFIVGRGVMNAVFAVSISYIAKYYRVVRNHTTSVKNELFIEAAQAMGASTPRVLSKYLFLNVIQSVPVILTLNAADAILTLSSLGFLGLGLPETTPEWGHDLKVELSVLSTDGIWWSTFFPGFALTLLVVGLSLIGEGLTEVINPRSRKQDR
- the ruvA gene encoding Holliday junction branch migration protein RuvA, which encodes MIGYLKGNVVEIDRRINNRTLLILEVNQIGYEIQVPNRLTKQIIEENQILQVFTHVQTKEEQTVLFGFGSKAERDLFRQLISVSGVGAQLAIALLDTLEVTDLVQAIVSGNIRLLTKAPGVGNKIAERMTLELKTKLKQWRVTLGLSETPSSVVTVAIQEDVEITLLALGYTNLEIAEALQALSQDPQLAANPQPEEWIKRAITWLSL
- a CDS encoding GIY-YIG nuclease family protein; its protein translation is MVPSTDIPTLAVLEYIPYLDQDGQLPADLAGKIGVYAIFNQEKTLKLIGYSRDIYLSLKQHLVRQLNECYWVKAQVIERPNRTLLEDIKTSWIQESGTIPVGNSIDDAKWNQPIDAKLAMTEAEKAKLDVLDELELSKLFKNVARRVEAQILAELESRGVKSEIRFNPKLKENGLLDLK